One Brassica napus cultivar Da-Ae chromosome A1, Da-Ae, whole genome shotgun sequence genomic region harbors:
- the LOC106436930 gene encoding uncharacterized protein LOC106436930, producing the protein MAPTIRTVATYNTHQEHTVDFFGNEFTVTVTRFSSVITRWINNVQYYNRYSSHPLVIGVGVQWTPIYLCDNCYYADPYYNADPEADTLQLCVGTRCLVIQLSHCDDVPDELRSFLTDPQTVYVGFWNGQDAGKLARSRHGLEIEELLDLRNYVQDSVGFGMSRCSFEEMVEECMGYRGVRLDRGISMSDWSAYELDHEQILQASVDAYVCFKLGVWVRLWEY; encoded by the exons ATGGCTCCGACGATAAGAACCGTCGCAACCTACAACACTCACCAAGAACACACCGTTGATTTCTTCGGAAACGAGTTCACCGTCACCGTAACTCGCTTTTCCTCCGTCATCACCCGATGGATCAACAACGTCCAATACTACAACCGCTACTCCTCTCACCCTCTCGTCATCGGAGTCGGCGTTCAGTGGACACCGATTTATCTATGTGATAACTGTTACTACGCCGATCCTTACTACAACGCAGACCCGGAGGCAGACACTCTCCAGCTATGCGTGGGCACACGGTGCCTCGTCATCCAGCTGTCTCACTGCGACGATGTCCCCGACGAGCTACGCAGTTTTCTCACGGATCCGCAGACGGTTTACGTCGGTTTCTGGAACGGTCAAGACGCGGGGAAGCTGGCGAGGTCGAGACATGGGCTTGAGATCGAGGAGCTTCTTGATTTGAGGAACTATGTTCAAGATTCGGTAGGGTTTGGGATGAGTCGTTGTTCGTTTGAGGAGATGGTTGAGGAGTGTATGGGGTATCGAGGGGTGAGGCTTGATCGTGGGATTAGCATGAGTGATTGGAGTGCGTATGAGCTTGACCATGAGCAGATTCTTCAG GCTTCGGTGGATGCTTATGTTTGCTTTAAGCTTGGTGTTTGGGTTCGTCTATGGGAGTACTGA
- the LOC106351941 gene encoding nascent polypeptide-associated complex subunit alpha-like protein 1: MTTEEKEILAAKLEEQKIDLDKPEVEDADDNDEDDSDDDDDDAEGQEGEAGGKSKQSRSEKKSRKAMLKLGMKPITGVSRVTVKKSKNIMFVISKPDVFKSPASDTYVIFGEAKIEDLSSQMQSQAAEQFKAPDLSNVIKGESSSSAAAVVQDDDEDVDEDGVEPKDIELVMTQAGVTRPKAVKALKSADGDIVTAIMELTT; the protein is encoded by the exons ATGACTACCGAAGAGAAAGAGATCCTCGCCGCCAAATTGGAAGAACAGAAGATCGAT CTTGATAAGCCTGAAGTTGAGGACGCTGATGACAACGATGAGGATGACtccgacgatgatgatgatgatgcggAGG GACAAGAGGGAGAGGCAGGAGGCAAGTCCAAACAAAGCAGAAGTGAGAAGAAGAGTCGTAAAGCCATGCTCAAGCTCGGGATGAAGCCCATCACTGGTGTCAGCCGTGTCACCGTCAAAAAGAGCAAGAAC ATAATGTTCGTCATCTCTAAACCCGATGTCTTCAAGAGCCCAGCATCAGACACCTACGTCATCTTTGGAGAGGCCAAGATCGAAGACTTGAGCTCGCAGATGCAGTCGCAGGCCGCAGAGCAGTTCAAGGCTCCGGATCTCAGCAACGTGATCAAGGGTGAGTCGTCGTCGAGCGCTGCCGCTGTGGTGcaggatgatgatgaggatgttGACGAGGATGGTGTTGAGCCAAAGGATATTGAGTTGGTGATGACGCAAGCAGGAGTGACTAGGCCAAAGGCTGTGAAGGCTCTCAAGTCTGCTGATGGAGATATTGTCACTGCTATCATGGAGCTTACCACCTAA